TAAGCATTGTAAAGGTGAATGTGAGCAAAGATTTGAGGCATGCGAAGGTCTTTGTAAGTATCTTTGACAAAGACCAGGAAAAAATTAAAAACACTATGAAGGTTCTGGAAAATGCAAAGCCTTATATAAGAAGAGAGATTTCTCAGAGGATAAAACTGAGGTTTTCACCGGAGATATCATTTGAGCTGGATGATTCGATAGAATATGGTGCAAGAATATCACAGATTCTAAACCAATTAAACATCTCAAAGGATGAAGAAAAAATACCTGAAAATGAAAGTGAAGGTGAACAGGAAAATTGATAGAGAGCAAGATTGTAAACTGTCTTTTGAATTCAGATGGAATTGCAATTGTATCACATGAAAATCCTGACGGAGATTGTATAGGTTCTATGCTTGCGCTTTACCTTGCACTGACCAAAAAAGGGAAAAGTGTAAGGATGTTTTTGAAAAATAATATCCCCAAAAATCTTTCATTTTTGCCTGCTGTAGATAAAATTGAGATAAAAGAAAAATTGGAAGAGATGTTTGATGTTTTGGTTCTCCTTGACACTGGGGAGCTTGAAAGAACAGGCATTAAGAATATTCAAAACTGTTATAAAAAGCTTATTAATATTGATCATCATATAACAAGTGAAGGAATAGGAGATTACTATTATATAAACTCATCGGCTGCAGCAACCGGTGAGATAATATACCAGCTGGTAAAGCTTATGGGTATTGATAGTGATAAAGACATAGCAACCTGTCTTTATACAAGTATTTTTACCGATACAGGTGGATTTAGATATTCAAACACTACATCTATAACCCACCAGATTGCAGGTGACCTGATAAATATGGGGATTGACTTTGTATACATTATCAACAGGGTATTTGAAGAGATGAGTCTTTCTAAATTTAATCTTTTGAAAGATGCTCTCCAGACTTTAGAACTTTTTGAAGACGGTAAAATAGCTTTTCTGACAATTACAAGGCAGATGCTTGAAAAAAACAATGCTTCACGGGATGAAACAGAAAATATTATAAATTTTGCAAAGAACATTGAAGGCGTTGAAGTGGCTGCCCTGTTTATTGAAGAGGATGATAGAACAAAGGTAAGTCTTAGGTCAAAGTACTATGTGGATGTTGCAACAATTTCCAGAGAGTTTGGAGGAGGGGGTCATCCCAGGGCAGCCGGTTTTAGCATGAACAATAGTGATATAAGCCAGATCAAGAAAAGACTACTGCAAAGACTTAAAAGTGATGTGAAATGAACGGAGTGCTTTTAGTTGACAAACCGGTTGGTCTTACTTCGCATGATATTGTTGAGTATGTCAGAAAACTTTTCAAAACAAAAGCTGGACATGCCGGTACACTTGACCCATTTGCAACAGGACTTCTGGTACTTTTGATAGGAGAGGCAACAAAACTTTCTTCTTTTTTTATAAAAGAGAAAAAAACATATATAGCTACAATGCAATTTGGAATTAAAACAAATACACTTGACATAACCGGTAAATTATTGATGAAAAACAACATCTTTATAAAAACAGACGAAGTTGAA
The Caldicellulosiruptor morganii DNA segment above includes these coding regions:
- the rbfA gene encoding 30S ribosome-binding factor RbfA produces the protein MQFERADRVAEEIKKEISDIIQHDLKDPRICAELISIVKVNVSKDLRHAKVFVSIFDKDQEKIKNTMKVLENAKPYIRREISQRIKLRFSPEISFELDDSIEYGARISQILNQLNISKDEEKIPENESEGEQEN
- a CDS encoding DHH family phosphoesterase, coding for MIESKIVNCLLNSDGIAIVSHENPDGDCIGSMLALYLALTKKGKSVRMFLKNNIPKNLSFLPAVDKIEIKEKLEEMFDVLVLLDTGELERTGIKNIQNCYKKLINIDHHITSEGIGDYYYINSSAAATGEIIYQLVKLMGIDSDKDIATCLYTSIFTDTGGFRYSNTTSITHQIAGDLINMGIDFVYIINRVFEEMSLSKFNLLKDALQTLELFEDGKIAFLTITRQMLEKNNASRDETENIINFAKNIEGVEVAALFIEEDDRTKVSLRSKYYVDVATISREFGGGGHPRAAGFSMNNSDISQIKKRLLQRLKSDVK